The Lacipirellula parvula genome window below encodes:
- a CDS encoding tetratricopeptide repeat protein: protein MRKFWFANCMLAVAALGCSSTNGPGVSGGYVSKGGPPGAPGAVIAEAGWTDKFVASMKEYSPSMFGDAKPNAVAPAAPSSDVPFDPKKATPELHVSLAHFAHRAGQIPQARQHYQKALAMDPKNLDALLGAARLEDREGRLDVAQMLYERAAKAHPQSATAQNDLALCYARRGDLPTAARVLDQAVRLEPRKALYRNNSAKVLVEMNQVKPAMDHLMAVHTPAVANYNMAVLLNDRGRSAEAVPFLSQATSLDPTMQPAHQMLAQLTAPMTPQYEHSIVAQQQPAMQAPAADGAESILPTPEAVAAVPNTPWIAPAAATQPAESAPMLLPPINQ from the coding sequence ATGCGAAAGTTTTGGTTCGCAAACTGCATGCTCGCGGTCGCCGCTCTCGGCTGCTCGAGCACGAACGGACCCGGCGTTTCCGGCGGTTACGTCTCGAAGGGGGGACCGCCCGGTGCGCCTGGCGCCGTCATCGCCGAGGCGGGTTGGACCGATAAGTTCGTCGCGTCGATGAAAGAGTACTCGCCAAGCATGTTTGGCGACGCAAAGCCGAACGCCGTCGCCCCCGCTGCTCCGTCGAGCGACGTGCCGTTCGACCCGAAGAAGGCGACGCCTGAACTTCACGTCTCGCTCGCTCACTTCGCGCATCGCGCCGGTCAGATTCCGCAAGCTCGTCAGCACTACCAGAAAGCGCTGGCGATGGACCCGAAGAACCTCGACGCCTTACTGGGCGCCGCACGGTTGGAAGATCGCGAAGGACGGCTCGACGTCGCGCAAATGCTCTACGAGCGCGCCGCCAAGGCTCATCCGCAGAGCGCCACCGCGCAGAACGACCTCGCGCTCTGCTACGCCCGCCGCGGCGATCTGCCGACCGCGGCCCGCGTCCTCGACCAAGCCGTCCGGTTGGAACCGCGCAAGGCTCTTTACCGCAACAACTCGGCCAAGGTGTTGGTTGAGATGAATCAGGTGAAGCCCGCCATGGATCACCTCATGGCCGTCCACACGCCGGCCGTCGCCAACTACAACATGGCCGTCCTGCTGAACGACCGCGGCCGCAGCGCCGAGGCCGTGCCGTTCCTGTCTCAGGCGACTTCACTCGATCCGACGATGCAGCCGGCTCATCAAATGCTCGCGCAACTGACGGCGCCGATGACGCCGCAATACGAGCACTCGATCGTCGCTCAGCAACAACCTGCAATGCAGGCCCCCGCGGCTGACGGCGCTGAATCGATCTTGCCGACCCCCGAAGCGGTCGCCGCAGTGCCGAACACGCCGTGGATCGCCCCCGCCGCTGCCACGCAGCCTGCGGAATCCGCGCCGATGTTGCTCCCGCCAATCAACCAATAA
- a CDS encoding AAA family ATPase, whose translation MANVLRIAIVDPNDASRENLKSVLLGLETVWLEAECSRYAFFVDVVEQTKPDIGFIAMDSDPPRAVKLIQETLAKSPNCSILVSSSSTDGRLILESMRAGAKEFLTEPLRTEDLSAALQRVKRQSSGNASPTAKDGCQVFAVAGATGGVGSSSVAVNLACALAADPANSVVLVDLDVALGDDDVFLDTIPEYTLADIAQNVERLDLTLLRKSLTVHSTGVHLLPRPMQLDEIKQITPDKLQRVLGLLKTSFTHMVIDTSKSFSELDMLALRTADDVLMLTQLDLPCLRNVVRLLMTFDEDEGLRSKTKVIVNRYGQDSGQISLKKARDTIGRDVYWQIPNDYRVMVEVRNNGVPLLQHAPKAAITQSIGQLADSLCGKKSDDEGAGDGKSRRWLNLWSSRS comes from the coding sequence ATGGCAAACGTACTGCGGATAGCGATCGTCGACCCGAACGACGCCTCACGCGAGAACCTTAAATCGGTTCTCTTGGGGTTGGAAACCGTCTGGTTAGAGGCGGAGTGCTCGCGGTACGCCTTTTTCGTCGACGTCGTTGAACAAACGAAGCCCGACATCGGCTTCATCGCCATGGACAGCGACCCGCCGCGGGCGGTGAAACTGATCCAAGAAACGCTCGCCAAATCGCCGAATTGCTCGATCCTCGTTTCCAGCAGCTCGACCGACGGCCGCTTGATTCTCGAATCGATGCGGGCCGGCGCCAAAGAGTTTCTCACGGAACCATTGCGGACCGAAGATCTTTCGGCCGCGCTGCAGCGCGTGAAGCGGCAATCGAGCGGCAACGCCTCGCCCACCGCGAAGGATGGTTGCCAGGTATTCGCCGTCGCCGGCGCGACGGGGGGCGTGGGTTCATCGAGCGTCGCCGTCAATCTGGCGTGTGCCCTAGCTGCGGATCCCGCCAACTCCGTCGTTTTGGTGGATCTCGACGTGGCCCTGGGCGACGACGACGTCTTCCTCGACACGATCCCCGAATATACGCTCGCCGACATCGCTCAGAACGTCGAGCGCCTCGACCTGACGCTGCTCCGCAAATCGCTGACCGTCCATTCGACGGGCGTCCATTTGCTGCCGCGGCCGATGCAGCTCGACGAGATCAAACAGATCACGCCCGACAAACTGCAGCGGGTGCTCGGCCTGCTGAAAACGTCGTTCACCCACATGGTGATCGACACGTCGAAGAGTTTCAGCGAACTCGATATGCTCGCGCTCCGCACGGCCGACGACGTGCTGATGTTGACGCAGCTCGACCTGCCCTGCTTGCGAAACGTCGTCCGTTTGCTGATGACTTTCGACGAAGACGAAGGCCTGCGTTCGAAGACGAAGGTGATCGTCAACCGCTACGGCCAGGACTCGGGCCAGATCAGCCTGAAGAAGGCCCGCGATACGATCGGCCGCGACGTTTATTGGCAAATCCCGAACGACTACCGCGTGATGGTCGAGGTGCGCAACAACGGCGTGCCGCTGCTGCAGCACGCTCCGAAGGCTGCGATCACGCAATCGATCGGGCAGTTGGCCGACTCGCTGTGCGGCAAGAAGAGCGACGACGAAGGAGCCGGAGACGGCAAGAGTCGGCGTTGGCTCAATCTCTGGTCGAGCCGCTCGTAG
- a CDS encoding Flp family type IVb pilin, with the protein MKNLALKVQRFLKSEDGPTAVEYAVMLALIVIVCLTAIGAIGSNANTTFNKVATQLGGT; encoded by the coding sequence ATGAAGAATCTCGCTCTGAAGGTACAACGTTTCCTCAAGTCGGAAGATGGCCCCACCGCGGTCGAATACGCCGTGATGCTGGCCCTCATCGTGATCGTCTGTCTGACGGCGATTGGCGCCATCGGCAGCAACGCGAACACCACGTTCAACAAGGTCGCCACTCAGCTTGGCGGCACCTAA
- a CDS encoding A24 family peptidase encodes MSDYQELGSRLAENWACWVVTITLVVAAIIDGRELKVPNWITFPMIASGWIYGTFFSPYAGWEGLLYSLGGTAVGLAVLLPAYAVGGMGAGDVKLMAGVGAWLGATVALYAFAVSAIVGGVIAVGMVLSQGAWQKHRTQFFSILNEFTTIKDPEQLATIAAERKPRMFLLPYGIPMAIGSIAYFAWAGMLV; translated from the coding sequence ATGTCCGATTATCAGGAACTTGGCTCTCGCTTGGCTGAAAACTGGGCCTGCTGGGTCGTCACGATTACGCTCGTCGTCGCCGCTATCATCGACGGCAGAGAGCTCAAGGTGCCGAACTGGATCACCTTCCCGATGATTGCCTCGGGCTGGATTTACGGCACGTTCTTCTCGCCGTACGCCGGCTGGGAAGGGTTGCTCTACAGCCTCGGCGGTACGGCGGTCGGCTTGGCCGTGTTGCTGCCTGCTTACGCCGTTGGCGGCATGGGCGCAGGGGACGTGAAACTGATGGCTGGCGTTGGCGCCTGGTTGGGCGCCACCGTCGCCCTGTACGCCTTCGCTGTGTCCGCTATCGTCGGCGGCGTGATCGCCGTCGGCATGGTGCTGTCGCAAGGCGCCTGGCAGAAGCACCGCACTCAGTTCTTCTCGATCCTTAACGAATTCACCACGATCAAAGACCCTGAGCAGCTGGCGACCATCGCCGCCGAGCGAAAGCCGCGGATGTTCCTGCTGCCTTATGGAATTCCGATGGCCATCGGCTCGATCGCCTACTTCGCGTGGGCCGGGATGCTGGTCTAG
- a CDS encoding CpaF family protein — protein sequence MTRLATQAQQQPANKDREAEFEKLKQRIHSKLVDKLDLSHIGDLEGEVLRREIRLVVEHLCDTEDTFLNRNERDRLIDEVLDETFGLGPLEMLLKDPAISEIMINGPKAIFIENGGKLERSTVTFRDDKHLMQIIDRIVSKVGRRVDEVCPMVDARLPDGSRVNAIIPPLALDGPSVTIRRFGSNPLKLEDLLNYKSMTPEMVMLLEGAMKARLNIIISGGTGSGKTTLLNTLSSFISNHDRIVTIEDAAELQLQQQHIVRLETRPPNIEGKGRITATDLVRNCLRMRPDRIIIGECRGPETLDMLQAMNTGHEGSLTTCHANTPRDAIARLETMIMMAGFEMPIKAMRQQISSAVDLIVQVNRLPGGPRKVTAITEIMGMEQDTIIMQDIFKYVLEGVNENGRGVGRFEATGIRPSFIPRFESHGVRLPASVFRERIMLRD from the coding sequence ATGACACGACTCGCTACTCAGGCTCAACAGCAGCCCGCCAATAAAGATCGCGAAGCCGAGTTCGAGAAGCTCAAGCAGCGGATCCATTCCAAGCTCGTCGATAAATTGGATCTGTCGCATATCGGCGACCTCGAAGGCGAAGTCCTGCGCCGCGAAATTCGTCTCGTCGTCGAACACTTATGCGATACGGAAGACACCTTCCTCAATCGCAACGAGCGCGACCGGCTGATCGACGAGGTGCTCGACGAAACTTTCGGACTCGGACCTCTTGAAATGTTGCTAAAGGATCCGGCGATCAGCGAAATCATGATCAACGGCCCGAAGGCGATCTTCATTGAAAACGGCGGCAAGCTCGAACGATCTACCGTGACTTTTCGCGATGACAAGCATTTGATGCAGATCATCGACCGCATCGTCTCGAAGGTGGGCCGGCGCGTCGACGAAGTCTGCCCGATGGTCGACGCCCGCTTGCCCGACGGCTCCCGCGTGAACGCGATCATCCCGCCGCTCGCGCTCGACGGCCCGAGCGTGACGATTCGGCGGTTCGGCTCGAATCCGCTGAAGCTCGAAGACCTGTTGAACTACAAAAGCATGACGCCCGAAATGGTCATGCTGCTCGAAGGCGCCATGAAGGCGCGGCTGAACATTATCATCTCCGGCGGCACCGGCTCCGGTAAGACGACGCTGCTCAACACGCTGTCAAGCTTTATTTCGAATCACGACCGCATCGTGACGATCGAGGACGCGGCGGAACTGCAGCTGCAGCAACAACACATCGTGCGGCTGGAAACGCGCCCGCCGAACATTGAAGGTAAGGGACGCATCACGGCGACCGACCTCGTGCGCAACTGTCTGCGTATGCGGCCAGACCGGATCATCATCGGCGAGTGTCGCGGTCCGGAAACGCTCGACATGCTGCAAGCGATGAATACGGGCCACGAAGGTTCGCTCACGACGTGCCACGCCAATACGCCGCGCGACGCGATCGCTCGCTTGGAAACGATGATCATGATGGCGGGCTTCGAAATGCCCATCAAAGCGATGCGGCAGCAGATCTCGAGCGCCGTCGACTTGATCGTGCAGGTCAACCGGCTGCCGGGCGGGCCGCGTAAGGTGACTGCGATTACCGAAATCATGGGGATGGAGCAAGACACCATCATCATGCAAGACATTTTCAAGTACGTTCTCGAAGGCGTGAACGAGAACGGCCGCGGCGTCGGTCGGTTCGAAGCAACCGGCATCCGCCCGTCGTTCATTCCGCGCTTCGAGTCGCACGGCGTCCGATTGCCCGCGAGCGTGTTCCGCGAACGGATCATGCTCCGAGATTGA
- the cpaB gene encoding Flp pilus assembly protein CpaB, translated as MMRPKSLILLALALGCGLVASIGISQVLDGSNRPAAVETAPIYVALKNVNVGDPLTEKMVALEEWPKDKVPLGAISKWEELEDRRPRSNIYQGEPLLDNKLLAKGQRSDPIQGVPAGMRLKTIQVDARKSAAGLLSPGDRVDVQIFVRANPEHGIASPFTKIFLQNIRVYAVDQTIDKSTDGEEARNVAKTVSLIVTPAQANRINLAENMGEISLIPRNPDDDAVVEDSEQGADELFGRSTTNNRENEQNAAATEEPSDGAMSGFQSLMQQALSSAAAAAASNPQPKKPQFQMKIIYPNEISTVQFSENGDPISETNTPETTLPLPVAGPFATAPAAPAPAPAPVSTDTGDASTPAGFPIDLKLSK; from the coding sequence ATGATGCGTCCGAAATCATTAATTCTGCTTGCGCTTGCGCTAGGCTGCGGCCTGGTTGCGTCGATTGGCATTAGCCAGGTTCTCGACGGCAGCAATCGCCCGGCGGCTGTGGAAACGGCGCCGATCTACGTCGCTCTCAAGAACGTCAACGTCGGCGACCCGCTGACGGAGAAGATGGTCGCCCTTGAGGAATGGCCGAAGGACAAGGTTCCGCTCGGCGCGATTTCCAAGTGGGAAGAGCTCGAAGATCGTCGTCCGCGCAGCAATATCTACCAGGGCGAACCCCTGCTGGACAACAAGTTGCTGGCCAAGGGGCAGCGCAGCGATCCGATCCAAGGCGTGCCGGCCGGCATGCGGCTGAAGACAATTCAGGTCGATGCGCGCAAGAGCGCCGCCGGTTTGCTCAGCCCTGGCGATCGCGTTGACGTGCAGATCTTCGTGCGAGCGAACCCCGAACACGGGATCGCCAGCCCCTTTACGAAGATTTTCTTGCAGAACATCCGCGTCTACGCGGTCGACCAAACCATCGACAAATCGACCGACGGCGAAGAAGCCCGCAACGTCGCGAAGACAGTCTCGCTGATCGTGACGCCGGCCCAGGCAAACCGGATTAACCTCGCGGAGAACATGGGCGAAATCAGCCTCATCCCGCGCAATCCTGACGACGACGCCGTCGTCGAGGACTCCGAGCAAGGCGCCGACGAGCTATTCGGCCGCAGCACCACGAACAATCGTGAGAACGAACAAAACGCCGCCGCGACGGAAGAACCGTCCGACGGCGCGATGTCTGGTTTCCAATCGCTGATGCAGCAGGCGCTGAGCAGCGCGGCGGCGGCCGCGGCTTCGAACCCGCAACCGAAGAAGCCGCAGTTCCAGATGAAGATCATCTACCCGAACGAAATCTCGACCGTGCAGTTCTCGGAGAACGGCGATCCGATCAGCGAGACGAACACGCCTGAGACGACGTTGCCGTTACCGGTAGCGGGTCCGTTCGCGACCGCGCCAGCCGCACCGGCGCCTGCTCCGGCTCCCGTGTCGACCGATACCGGCGATGCATCGACGCCGGCTGGTTTCCCGATTGATCTGAAATTGAGTAAGTAG
- a CDS encoding type II secretion system F family protein, which yields MLTILIIGAVFVGVTLLVVAIAALMRDKSISQMEGRLNTLTGKGGGEGTLAELTQILAKERGAGKGFLESVVSRWFNLPRVFSQADVHMSVTKFVAISAALGFVAFLACAYVGVHYAFAPVVGFGFALLPMAWLMFMRKRRLGKFAAQLPEALELVSRALRAGHSLAAGFRLVSTEMAEPIGREFGRVFEEQNLGLPFEEALDALTERVPNLDLKFFVTAVILQRQTGGDLAEILDKIGTLVRERFKIWGQVQALTGEGRLSGIVLLALPPLLFLAVYRMNPDYLMVLFTDELGKKMLIGGIILQFVGALVIRKIINIRV from the coding sequence ATGCTTACAATCCTGATCATCGGCGCGGTGTTCGTCGGCGTGACGCTACTCGTCGTCGCGATCGCGGCGCTGATGCGCGACAAGTCGATCTCGCAAATGGAGGGGCGGCTTAACACGCTGACCGGCAAGGGCGGCGGCGAAGGCACGCTCGCCGAGCTAACGCAGATATTGGCCAAAGAACGGGGCGCCGGCAAAGGCTTCCTGGAATCGGTCGTCTCGCGTTGGTTCAATCTGCCGCGTGTGTTTAGCCAGGCCGACGTCCATATGTCGGTGACGAAGTTCGTGGCGATTTCCGCCGCACTTGGATTCGTGGCGTTTCTCGCGTGTGCCTACGTTGGCGTCCACTATGCCTTTGCCCCCGTCGTTGGCTTCGGCTTCGCGCTGTTGCCGATGGCGTGGCTGATGTTCATGCGTAAACGGCGGTTGGGCAAGTTCGCTGCTCAGTTGCCCGAGGCCCTGGAACTTGTTTCACGGGCGTTGCGCGCCGGTCACAGCTTGGCAGCGGGCTTCCGTCTTGTCTCCACGGAGATGGCCGAACCAATCGGACGAGAATTCGGCCGCGTGTTCGAAGAGCAAAACCTGGGCCTGCCGTTTGAAGAAGCCCTCGACGCCCTTACCGAACGGGTGCCGAATCTCGATTTGAAGTTCTTCGTCACCGCCGTGATTCTGCAACGCCAGACGGGCGGCGACTTAGCGGAAATTCTCGACAAGATCGGCACGCTCGTCCGCGAGCGGTTCAAAATCTGGGGTCAAGTGCAGGCCCTTACTGGCGAAGGCCGTTTGTCGGGCATCGTGTTGCTCGCATTGCCGCCGCTGTTGTTCCTCGCCGTATATCGGATGAATCCGGACTATTTGATGGTCCTGTTCACCGATGAACTCGGCAAGAAGATGCTCATCGGAGGCATCATCCTGCAGTTCGTCGGCGCTTTGGTCATCCGCAAGATCATCAACATTCGAGTCTGA
- a CDS encoding type II and III secretion system protein family protein, which produces MAVALLTNTTLAGPAFAQQGASVVRNLSQANERLEMTVNTSQILTLGTRIPRIVVNNPDLVTATPVSDTQVQIAARKPGVTQINLWDENGEIYTVDLLIFGDVRELEVNLQRMFPSSSVRVIRLTNSLVLEGQVDRPEIVSTIRQLAEDYAPKVVNNITVGGAQQILLKVKIMEVNRTKLRSLGFDFDLSSTGGFLTQTASGVLTSINRSGQTFVAPSSTVTFDIVNGNTQFLGTLEALQQDNLVKTLANPTLVTVSGRPAAFNAGGEIFFQINNGISGSTVQSEDFGTQVDFLPIVMGNGRIRLEVRPKISEIDNTVPLGNELFRTKVSYVDTGVEMQAGQTLALAGLKQTRVKAQRRGLPYLMDVPVVGAAFRKVKEEVEEIELLILVTPEFAEAMDPHEVPLCGPGMETMSPSGGELYCKGMLEVPACGPCGASDPCYCNAPGLDCNMNGFGPCGGSGGGPAMASDGGGMAPNQVYRGQNYQNAGPQYEGEIYQGPIQAVPSGGMPIQPLQPELAPATLPDPAASIQGPQFRAAPAAHYSPVNQRQPNQVRQTSARATSTPGLIGPIGYDVQK; this is translated from the coding sequence ATGGCAGTGGCGTTGTTGACGAACACGACGCTCGCGGGGCCCGCGTTTGCTCAGCAAGGCGCCTCGGTAGTGCGCAACTTGTCGCAGGCCAACGAGCGGCTGGAGATGACGGTTAACACCAGCCAGATTCTGACGCTGGGGACGCGGATCCCGCGAATCGTCGTCAACAATCCCGATCTGGTGACCGCCACGCCCGTGAGCGATACGCAAGTGCAGATCGCGGCGCGCAAGCCTGGCGTGACGCAGATCAACCTGTGGGACGAGAACGGCGAGATTTACACCGTCGACTTGCTGATTTTCGGCGATGTTCGCGAGCTTGAGGTGAACTTGCAGCGGATGTTTCCATCGTCGTCGGTGCGGGTGATTCGTCTGACTAACAGCCTGGTGCTGGAAGGTCAGGTCGATCGGCCGGAAATCGTCAGCACGATTCGGCAACTTGCGGAAGACTACGCCCCGAAGGTCGTCAACAACATCACCGTCGGGGGAGCTCAGCAGATCTTGCTGAAGGTGAAGATCATGGAAGTCAACCGCACCAAGCTCCGCAGCTTGGGCTTCGACTTCGACCTGAGTAGCACGGGCGGCTTCCTGACGCAAACGGCGTCGGGCGTGCTGACCTCGATCAACCGCAGCGGACAGACCTTCGTCGCGCCAAGTTCCACCGTGACGTTTGACATCGTCAACGGCAACACGCAGTTCCTTGGAACGCTGGAAGCGTTGCAGCAAGACAACTTGGTGAAGACGCTCGCCAATCCAACGCTGGTGACGGTGAGCGGTCGTCCTGCCGCCTTCAACGCGGGCGGTGAAATCTTCTTCCAAATCAACAACGGCATCTCTGGCAGCACCGTCCAGTCGGAAGACTTCGGTACGCAAGTCGACTTTTTGCCAATCGTCATGGGCAACGGCCGAATCAGGCTCGAAGTCCGCCCGAAGATCAGCGAGATCGACAATACGGTGCCGCTCGGAAATGAACTGTTCCGGACGAAGGTCAGCTACGTCGACACCGGCGTCGAAATGCAGGCAGGACAAACGCTGGCCTTGGCCGGTCTGAAGCAGACGCGCGTCAAAGCCCAACGCCGCGGCCTGCCCTACTTGATGGACGTCCCGGTCGTCGGTGCAGCGTTCCGTAAGGTGAAAGAAGAGGTCGAAGAAATCGAACTCTTGATCCTTGTCACTCCTGAGTTCGCGGAAGCGATGGATCCGCACGAAGTCCCGCTGTGCGGACCGGGCATGGAAACGATGTCTCCGTCCGGCGGCGAACTCTATTGCAAAGGCATGCTCGAAGTTCCGGCCTGCGGTCCATGCGGAGCGAGCGATCCCTGCTACTGCAACGCTCCGGGCCTCGATTGCAACATGAATGGCTTCGGTCCGTGCGGTGGCTCCGGGGGCGGCCCAGCGATGGCGTCCGACGGCGGCGGAATGGCTCCGAACCAAGTCTATCGTGGCCAAAACTACCAAAACGCTGGACCGCAGTACGAAGGCGAGATCTACCAGGGCCCAATTCAGGCCGTGCCTTCCGGCGGCATGCCGATACAGCCCTTACAACCGGAACTTGCCCCTGCTACGCTACCCGACCCGGCGGCGAGCATCCAAGGGCCGCAGTTCCGGGCGGCGCCAGCGGCCCACTACAGCCCGGTTAATCAGCGCCAACCGAACCAGGTTCGGCAAACGTCGGCTCGAGCGACAAGTACTCCGGGATTGATTGGGCCGATCGGCTACGACGTGCAGAAATAA
- a CDS encoding phosphatase PAP2 family protein — protein sequence MLATALAAAAMIWALGVPLPNVWLPLAASALLWAVSLKWQPNLLRGLATLVAFSVSFTLLMEAAAFAKLPLADGTLASIDAALGLSAPGLVAWVAKHPWIALLMKCAYFSVMPQTCLLILMNAEKPELWVFLRRFFLAAQISLCLFFFFPAEGVETCLSPPVMARFHALRGGAPLDWQQAQGIVTFPSFHVAWGLILLASFWNSPLRWPAAVLNGLMIASTVTTGGHYFIDVPGGALVGLVAILQPSTATAPGAWVSGVWKQLTRRVAKLPSAGTG from the coding sequence ATGCTTGCGACGGCGTTGGCTGCGGCTGCAATGATCTGGGCGCTAGGCGTCCCGTTGCCCAACGTCTGGCTTCCGCTCGCGGCCAGCGCCTTGCTGTGGGCCGTCAGCTTGAAGTGGCAGCCGAATTTACTACGCGGCCTCGCCACGTTAGTCGCGTTCTCCGTCTCTTTCACGCTACTGATGGAGGCCGCGGCGTTCGCCAAACTTCCTCTCGCCGACGGCACGCTAGCATCAATCGACGCCGCGCTCGGGCTCAGTGCCCCAGGCTTGGTGGCTTGGGTCGCGAAGCATCCTTGGATTGCGCTGCTGATGAAGTGCGCATACTTCTCGGTGATGCCCCAGACCTGCCTGCTGATTTTGATGAACGCCGAGAAGCCTGAACTATGGGTCTTCCTGCGGCGATTCTTTCTGGCGGCGCAGATTTCCCTCTGTCTCTTCTTTTTCTTCCCGGCAGAAGGCGTGGAGACATGCCTCTCGCCGCCCGTGATGGCGCGCTTTCACGCGCTCCGCGGCGGGGCGCCCCTCGATTGGCAGCAAGCCCAAGGGATTGTCACCTTTCCCAGCTTCCATGTGGCTTGGGGGCTGATCCTTCTCGCCTCGTTCTGGAATTCGCCGCTCCGCTGGCCAGCGGCGGTGCTCAACGGACTGATGATCGCCTCAACCGTGACCACGGGCGGGCATTACTTCATCGACGTCCCCGGCGGCGCTCTCGTCGGCCTCGTCGCCATCCTGCAACCGAGCACGGCCACTGCTCCCGGCGCCTGGGTGAGCGGCGTTTGGAAGCAATTGACGAGGCGAGTTGCGAAACTCCCTTCAGCCGGCACTGGTTGA
- a CDS encoding type II secretion system F family protein, producing MEPLLAALVSQSTITQMAVFGAVAAVAWWVLDTMSRSKPRAEQRLEEYREPNSRKSDLLSGKSSKVGAISKVLEKASPALSAPLQPKTEAEVSKVREKLNMAGFRGANAPQMYWSLKILALGAGFFLGGGVMLLTKGVNKDALTYTGIIAGVCFYLPEVILWVIRKGRQDNIFYGLPDALDLMVVCVEAGLGLDQAMRKVTDEMKKTYKVISEEFALSNMQLQMGRARTEVLHDLGSRTGVDDLKALAAILIQADKFGSSVAQALRVQSDSMRTRRRQLAEEKAAKTAVKLIFPLVLFIFPAIFVVLVGPAAITMVNELFPTMGAQ from the coding sequence ATGGAACCACTACTCGCCGCTTTGGTCAGCCAATCGACGATCACGCAGATGGCCGTGTTCGGCGCCGTCGCCGCCGTCGCGTGGTGGGTGCTCGACACGATGTCGCGCAGCAAGCCGCGCGCTGAGCAGCGCCTTGAGGAGTACCGCGAACCGAACTCGCGTAAGAGCGATCTGCTGAGCGGCAAATCGAGCAAAGTCGGCGCGATCTCGAAGGTGCTGGAGAAGGCGTCACCCGCGCTCTCGGCTCCGCTGCAGCCGAAGACCGAGGCCGAAGTTAGCAAAGTCCGCGAAAAGCTGAATATGGCCGGCTTCCGCGGCGCCAACGCGCCGCAGATGTACTGGTCGCTGAAGATTCTCGCCCTGGGGGCCGGTTTCTTCCTGGGCGGCGGCGTCATGCTGCTCACCAAGGGCGTCAACAAAGATGCGCTCACTTACACCGGCATCATCGCCGGCGTTTGCTTCTACCTCCCGGAAGTCATTCTGTGGGTTATCAGAAAGGGTCGGCAAGACAACATCTTCTACGGCCTGCCGGATGCACTCGACTTGATGGTGGTGTGCGTGGAAGCCGGCCTCGGTCTCGACCAAGCCATGCGGAAGGTCACCGATGAAATGAAGAAGACCTACAAGGTCATCTCGGAAGAATTCGCGCTGAGCAACATGCAGTTGCAGATGGGCCGCGCGCGGACTGAAGTGCTGCACGATCTCGGGTCGCGCACGGGCGTCGACGACTTGAAGGCGCTCGCGGCGATTCTGATTCAAGCCGATAAATTCGGTTCCAGCGTGGCTCAGGCGCTGCGCGTGCAAAGCGATTCGATGCGGACGCGGCGTCGCCAACTGGCCGAAGAGAAGGCCGCGAAGACGGCGGTGAAGCTGATCTTCCCGCTCGTGCTGTTCATCTTCCCGGCGATCTTCGTGGTGCTCGTCGGGCCGGCGGCCATCACGATGGTCAACGAGTTGTTCCCGACGATGGGCGCCCAGTAA